The Canis aureus isolate CA01 chromosome 11, VMU_Caureus_v.1.0, whole genome shotgun sequence genome has a segment encoding these proteins:
- the ANKRD52 gene encoding serine/threonine-protein phosphatase 6 regulatory ankyrin repeat subunit C isoform X4 has product MGILSITDQPPLVQAIFSRDVEEVRSLLSQKENINVLDQERRTPLHAAAYVGDVPILQLLLMSGANVNAKDTLWLTPLHRAAASRNEKVLGLLLAHSADVNARDKLWQTPLHVAAANRATKCAEALAPLLSSLNVADRSGRSALHHAVHSGHLETVNLLLNKGASLNVCDKKERQPLHWAAFLGHLEVLKLLVARGADLGCKDRKGYGLLHTAAASGQIEVVKYLLRMGAEIDEPNAFGNTALHIACYLGQDAVAIELVNAGANVNQPNDKGFTPLHVAAVSTNGALCLELLVNNGADVNYQSKEGKSPLHMAAIHGRFTRSQILIQNGSEIDCADKFGNTPLHVAARYGHELLISTLMTNGADTARRGIHDMFPLHLAVLFGFSDCCRKLLSSGQLYSIVSSLSNEHVLSAGFDINTPDNLGRTCLHAAASGGNVECLNLLLSSGADLRRRDKFGRTPLHYAAANGSYQCAVTLVTAGAGVNEADCKGCSPLHYAAASDTYRRAEPHSSSSHDAEEDEPLKESRRKEAFFCLEFLLDNGADPSLRDRQGYTAVHYAAAYGNRQNLELLLEMSFNCLEDVESTIPVSPLHLAAYNGHCEALKTLAETLVNLDVRDHKGRTALFLATERGSTECVEVLTAHGASALIKERKRKWTPLHAAAASGHTDSLHLLIDSGERADITDVMDAYGQTPLMLAIMNGHVDCVHLLLEKGSTADAADLRGRTALHRGAVTGCEDCLAALLDHDAFVLCRDFKGRTPIHLASACGHTAVLRTLLQAALSTDPLDAGVDYSGYSPMHWASYTGHEDCLELLLEHSPFSYLEGNPFTPLHCAVINNQDSTTEMLLGALGAKIVNSRDAKGRTPLHAAAFADNISGLRMLLQHQAEVNATDHTGRTALMTAAENGQTAAVEFLLYRGKADLTVLDENKNTALHLACSKGHEKCALMILAETQDLGLINATNSALQMPLHIAARNGLASVVQALLSRGATVLAVDEEGGWGPEPPASPGFGVRDILQEVTPQRWPAPPTKMWPTAWP; this is encoded by the exons ATGGGGATCCTCAGCATCACGGACCAG CCGCCCCTGGTCCAGGCCATCTTTAGCCGCGATGTGGAGGAAGTGCGTTCCCTGCTCTCGCAGAAGGAGAACATCAACGTGCTG GACCAAGAGAGGCGGACCCCATTGCATGCTGCTGCCTACGTAGGCGATGTCCCCATCCTCCAGTTGCTACTGATGTCAG GTGCTAATGTCAATGCTAAGGACACACTGTGGCTGACCCCTCTTCATCGTGCTGCTGCTTCCCGAAATGAG AAGGTGCTGGGACTGCTGCTGGCACATTCAGCAGATGTGAACGCCCGGGACAAGCTGTGGCAGACACCATTGCATGTGGCTGCCGCCAACCGGGCCACGAAGTGTGCTGAGGCTCTGGCACCCCTGTTGAGTAGCCTCAACGTGGCCGATAGGAGCGGGCGTAGTGCCCTGCACCATGCAGTGCATAGTGGGCATCTCGAG ACGGTGAACCTGCTCCTGAACAAGGGAGCCAGCCTGAACGTCTGTGACAAAAAGGAGCGGCAGCCTCTGCACTGGGCAGCTTTTTTAG gGCATTTGGAGGTCCTGAAACTGCTGGTGGCACGGGGAGCGGACCTCGGCTGCAAGGACCGCAAGGGCTATGGACTGCTCCACACAGCTGCTGCCAGCGGCCAGATTGAAGTGGTGAAGTACCTGCTCCGGATGGGGGCTGAG ATCGATGAGCCCAACGCTTTTGGAAACACAGCTTTGCACATCGCCTGCTACCTGGGCCAGGATGCTGTGGCCATTGAGCTGGTGAACGCAGGAGCCAATGTCAACCAGCCGAATGACAAGGGCTTCACGCCACTGCATGTGGCTGCAGTCTCCACCAATGGCGCTCTCTGCTTGGAGCTGTTGGTCAATAACGGGGCTGATGTCAACTACCAG AGCAAAGAAGGAAAGAGTCCTCTGCACATGGCTGCCATCCATGGTCGTTTCACCCGCTCCCAGATCCTCATCCAGAATG GCAGCGAGATTGATTGTGCCGACAAATTTGGGAACACCCCACTGCACGTGGCTGCTCGCTACGGACACGAGCTGCTCATCAGCACCCTCATGACCAACGGCGCGGATACTGCCCG GCGCGGCATTCACGACATGTTCCCTCTGCACTTAGCTGTTCTCTTTGGATTCTCTGACTGTTGTCGTAAGCTTCTTTCCTCAG GTCAGCTGTACAGCATTGTGTCTTCACTCAGCAACGAGCACGTGCTTTCAGCCGGGTTTGACATCAATACGCCTGACAACCTTGGCCGCACCTGTCTTCATGCTGCTGCTTCTGGAGG GAATGTTGAATGTCTTAATTTGCTGTTGAGCAGTGGAGCTGACTTGAGGAGAAGAGACAAATTCGGAAG gaccccACTGCACTATGCAGCCGCCAATGGCAGCTACCAGTGTGCAGTCACATTGGTGACGGCTGGCGCAGGTGTCAATGAGGCCGACTGTAAAGGCTGCTCTCCCCTCCATTACGCTGCTGCCTCTGACACCTACAGGAG AGCGGAGCCCCACTCATCTTCCAGCCACGATGCTGAAGAGGACGAGCCACTGAAGGAGTCCCGCAGGAAAGAGGCCTTCTT CTGTCTGGAGTTCTTACTGGATAACGGTGCAGACCCCTCCCTGCGGGACAGGCAGGGCTACACAGCCGTGCACTATGCAGCCGCCTACGGCAACAGACAGAACCTCGAGCTG CTCTTAGAAATGTCCTTTAACTGCCTGGAGGATGTGGAGAGCACCATTCCAGTCAGCCCTTTGCACTTAGCT GCCTACAACGGTCACTGTGAAGCCCTGAAGACACTGGCTGAGACGCTGGTGAACCTGGATGTAAGGGACCACAAAGGCCGGACCGCGCTCTTCCTGGCCACTGAGCGAGGCTCTACTGAGTGTGTGGAGGTGCTTACGGCCCACGGCGCCTCCGCACTCATCAAGGAGCGCAAACGCAAGTGGACGCCCCTGCACGCTGCTG CCGCCTCTGGCCACACTGATTCCCTGCACTTGCTGATCGACAGTGGGGAACGAGCTGACATCACAGATGTCATGGATGCCTATGGACA AACCCCACTGATGCTGGCCATCATGAATGGCCACGTGGATTGTGTCCATCTGCTGCTAGAGAAAGGATCCACAGCTGATGCTGCTGACCTCCGGGGCCGCACCGCCCTCCACCGTGGG GCAGTGACTGGCTGTGAGGACTGCCTGGCTGCCCTGCTGGACCACGACGCATTTGTGCTGTGCCGAGACTTCAAGGGCCGCACCCCCATTCACCTGGCCTCAGCCTGTGGCCACACTGCAGTGCTGCGGACCCTGCTGCAGGCTGCTCTTTCCACAGACCCCCTGGATGCTGGCGTGGATTACAGTGGATACTCGCCCATGCACTGGGCCTCCTACACTG GACATGAAGATTGTCTGGAGTTGTTACTTGAACACAGCCCGTTTTCATACCTGGAGGGAAACCCCTTCACTCCTTTGCACTGTGCAGT AATTAATAACCAGGACAGCACCACAGAGATGCTGCTGGGAGCTCTGGGTGCCAAGATTGTGAACAGCCGAGATGCCAAAGGACG GACCCCTCTTCACGCCGCTGCCTTCGCGGACAATATATCTGGGCTCCGGATGCTACTGCAGCATCAAGCCGAGGTGAACGCCACTGACCACACTGGCCGCACTGCGCTCATGACGGCGGCCGAGAACGGCCAGACCGCTGCTGTGG AATTTCTGCTGTATCGAGGGAAGGCAGACCTTACTGTGCTGGATGAGAACAAGAACACTGCCCTCCACTTGGCTTGTAGCAAG GGCCATGAGAAATGTGCCCTCATGATCCTGGCAGAAACCCAAGACCTTGGCCTTATCAATGCTACCAACAGTGCGCTGCAGAT gCCACTCCACATTGCTGCCCGGAACGGTCTAGCTTCTGTGGTACAGGCCCTCCTGAGTCGTGGGGCCACAGTGCTGGCTGTGGATGAAGAAGGTGGGTGGGGTCCAGAGCCCCCCGCCTCTCCCGGGTTTGGGGTCAGGGACATTCTTCAGGAG GTCACACCCCAGCGCTGGCCTGCGCCCCCAACAAAGATGTGGCCGACTGCCTGGCCTTGA